Sequence from the Chthoniobacterales bacterium genome:
GCGTCGAGGCCGCGGTTGCGGGACTCTCCTTCATCGTCCTGCTGTTCGTATGCGTGGTGCTGCATGAATTCGGACACGCGCTCGCAGCCCGTGGCTACGGAATCCGCACGCCGGACATCACCCTCCTGCCGATCGGCGGGGTGGCCCGACTCGAACGGATGCCGGAAAAACCGTGGCAGGAATTGGTCGTTGCACTAGCGGGG
This genomic interval carries:
- a CDS encoding site-2 protease family protein; amino-acid sequence: MKWSFQVARIAGIDVKIHATFLLLLAWLGFVYYAEGGVEAAVAGLSFIVLLFVCVVLHEFGHALAARGYGIRTPDITLLPIGGVARLERMPEKPWQELVVALAG